A DNA window from Brassica napus cultivar Da-Ae chromosome A4, Da-Ae, whole genome shotgun sequence contains the following coding sequences:
- the LOC106447765 gene encoding uncharacterized protein LOC106447765 — translation MNNLLERRRAVEKNEKTTLFDRVSSWSIKDILNRDLFKQKRKIIPDRFGTVYEYVHCFIPHLLEETRTELFSSLKSLSRSPVFFTHSMEKRIKESSGSSSNTLLYDITLSNEDNFSAKYQPKCGDLIALTKTRPRRIDDLDPLLLVYVFKMDGDLIISVHVSRSLSPGEKHSIRFGVSLTTLTTNTRIWNALHNEAANSTLIQSVLQGNNQATEQCFCFGNDDDDSDRVLDIIRSTKLNKSQEAAILSCVKTTNCSHKNTVKLIWGPPGTGKTKTVATLLFALLKLRCKTVVCAPTNTAIVEVTQRLLALFKETCSSELATCGLGSIALSGNRERMGIDKKDDLLNVFLDERIAKLGHLFSPSSSGWNQRLESLIQFLENTESAYNDYVDPLEDNSEPYSDYVDQSEEEEEKDTFGEFVRDAFSYLSEDLETDMVDLYTHLPKSFISPGVVKKMEAARQALQRVRYFLKENGSGDQLIEGSFKMDCFKRLVTFDCLQALSLLPKCFEEIPDLLETEDIKKFCLQNADIIFCTASGAAELNPGRTGSIELLVVDEAAQLKECESVAALQLPGLRHAVLIGDEYQLPAMVHNEECERAKFGRSLFERLVLLGHNKHLLNVQYRMHPSISRFPNKEFYSGMITDAPVVQESIYQKRFLQGNMFGSFSFINVGRGQEEFGDGHSPKNMVEVAVIAEIISNLSKVSSARKMKVNVGVISPYKGQVRAIQERVGSLPSGQLLTLNVRSVDGFQGGEEDIIIISTVRSNGNGKVGFLSNRQRANVALTRARHCLWVVGNETTLALSGSIWGKLISEARSRGCFFEAADEKNLRDAMNDALLEDVSSSFGTLSIGRNRGRGGW, via the exons ATGAATAATCTTTTAGAAAGACGAAGGGCCGTGGAAAAAAACGAGAAAACAACTCTGTTTGATAGAGTATCTTCTTGGTCTATCAAAGATATTCTCAACAGAGACCTCTTTAAGCAAAAG AGAAAGATAATACCAGACAGGTTTGGAACTGTCTATGAATACGTTCACTGCTTCATTCCTCACCTACTCGAAGAAACTCGAACCGAGTTGTTCTCGAGCTTAAAATCTTTATCTAGGTCTCCTGTCTTTTTCACACATTCTATGGAGAAAAGGATCAAGGAATCTAGTGGAAGTTCGTCGAACACATTGCTCTACGACATAACATTAAGCAATGAAGATAATTTTAGTGCCAAGTACCAGCCAAAATGTGGAGATCTCATTGCTCTGACCAAGACAAGGCCAAGAAGAATTGATGACTTGGATCCCTTACTCCTTGTCTACGTATTCAAGATGGATGGTGATCTTATCATCTCTGTGCATGTGTCTAGATCGTTATCTCCTGGTGAGAAACATTCAATTCGTTTTGGTGTTTCCCTCACGACTTTAACAACAAACACAAGAATTTGGAATGCTTTGCACAACGAAGCAGCTAATTCGACTCTGATCCAGAGTGTTCTTCAGGGAAATAACCAG GCTACAGAAcagtgtttttgttttggtaatGACGATGACGATTCTGACCGTGTTTTGGATATAATCCGTTCAACCAAATTGAACAAATCCCAAGAAGCTGCAATCTTGAGCTGCGTGAAGACAACAAACTGTAGTCACAAGAACACTGTCAAACTGATATGGGGACCTCCGGGTACAGGTAAAACGAAGACAGTGGCGACCCTTCTCTTTGCTCTTCTCAAGCTACGGTGCAAAACAGTTGTGTGTGCTCCTACAAACACAGCTATTGTAGAGGTAACACAGAGACTTTTGGCTCTATTTAAGGAAACCTGCTCGTCAGAACTTGCTACTTGTGGGCTGGGGAGTATTGCCTTATCCGGAAACCGAGAGAGAATGGGAATAGACAAGAAGGATGATCTTCTCAATGTGTTTCTTGATGAGCGCATTGCTAAACTTGGTCACCTGTTCTCGCCATCATCCTCTGGTTGGAATCAGAGGTTAGAGTCACTGATACAATTTCTTGAGAACACAGAGTCTGCTTACAATGACTATGTAGATCCACTTGAGGACAACTCAGAGCCTTACAGTGACTATGTAGATCAAtctgaggaggaagaggagaaagaTACTTTTGGAGAGTTTGTCAGGGACGCTTTTAGTTACTTAAGTGAAGACCTAGAGACGGATATGGTTGATCTCTACACTCATCTTCCAAAGTCTTTCATTTCACCTGGAGTTGTGAAGAAAATGGAGGCAGCCCGTCAAGCGCTTCAACGCGTCAGATACTTCTTGAAGGAGAATGGCTCAGGAGATCAGTTGATAGAGGGAAGCTTTAAAATGGACTGCTTCAAGAGACTCGTCACTTTTGACTGTCTCCAGGCTCTAAGTTTGCTACCAAAATGTTTTGAGGAGATTCCAGACTTGTTGGAAACTGAAGATATCAAGAAATTTTGTCTCCAAAACGCGGATATAATCTTCTGCACAGCCTCAGGTGCTGCGGAACTGAATCCAGGAAGAACTGGAAGTATAGAGCTTCTCGTGGTCGATGAGGCGGCTCAGCTTAAAGAATGTGAATCAGTTGCTGCATTGCAGCTTCCTGGTTTGCGTCACGCTGTTCTAATAGGAGATGAGTACCAGTTACCAGCAATGGTTCATAACGAGGAATGCGAGAGGGCGAAGTTCGGAAGAAGTTTGTTTGAGAGGTTGGTTCTGCTTGGTCACAACAAGCACTTGCTTAACGTTCAGTACCGGATGCATCCTTCCATTAGCCGTTTCCCTAACAAGGAGTTTTATAGTGGGATGATCACAGATGCTCCGGTTGTTCAAGAAAGCATTTATCAGAAGAGGTTTCTTCAAGGAAACATGTTTGGTTCCTTTTCTTTTATCAACGTTGGTCGCGGACAAGAAGAGTTCGGTGATGGACATAGCCCTAAGAACATGGTTGAAGTTGCTGTGATTGCTGAGATCATATCTAATCTTTCCAAAG TTTCAAGTGCAAGAAAGATGAAGGTGAATGTTGGGGTGATATCACCTTACAAAGGACAAGTCAGAGCCATCCAAGAGAGAGTCGGTTCCTTACCATCAGGTCAGCTTTTGACTCTGAATGTTCGATCTGTGGACGGGTTTCAAGGAGGGGAGGaggacatcatcatcatctcaacCGTTAGAAGTAACGGTAACGGCAAAGTGGGGTTTCTGAGCAACCGGCAGAGAGCAAACGTGGCACTGACTAGAGCAAGGCATTGTTTGTGGGTGGTTGGGAACGAGACGACTTTGGCACTAAGTGGTTCGATATGGGGGAAGCTGATAAGCGAGGCAAGGTCACGTGGATGTTTCTTTGAAGCTGCTGATGAGAAGAATCTGAGAGATGCCATGAATGATGCTTTGCTGGAAGATGTGTCTTCGAGTTTCGGAACTCTTTCTATTGGGAGGAATAGGGGAAGAGGTGGttggtag
- the LOC106445028 gene encoding microsomal glutathione S-transferase 3-like produces the protein MAIGDVLPKEYGYVVIVVVLYCVLNFWMAFQVGGARKRYKVAYPTLYATESENKDAKLFNCVQRGHQNSLEMMPMYFLLMILGGMKHPCICTALGLLYNVSRFFYFKGYSTGDPMKRLTIGKYGFLAMLGLAVCTISFAITLLRA, from the exons ATGGCGATTGGAGATGTTCTTCCCAAAGAGTACGGATATGTTGTCATCGTCGTAGTCCTCTACTGTGTACTCAATTTCTGGATGGCATTCCAAGTCGGCGGAGCTCGCAAGAG GTACAAAGTTGCGTATCCAACACTATACGCAACCGAGTCTGAAAACAAAGATGCTAAGCTCTTCAACTGTGTTCAG AGAGGTCACCAGAACTCACTAGAGATGATGCCGATGTACTTCTTACTCATGATCCTTGGTGGGATGAAGCACCCTTGCATCTGTACAGCCCTTGGCTTGCTCTACAACGTTAGCAGATTCTTCTACTTCAAAGGCTATTCCACTGGTGATCCTATGAAGCGCCTCACCATCGG GAAATATGGCTTCTTGGCAATGCTAGGTCTTGCCGTCTGCACAATCTCGTTTGCCATTACACTCCTTCGCGCCTGA
- the LOC106445027 gene encoding uncharacterized protein LOC106445027, which translates to MDSLGLVQPLHRLSSTIFFSRQRRSPRLIPFSSSLKPPLPSKRLNLSKPFTLTFALAESDSPQPLETSSKSLLLQLSKCFDLPSDYFQQLPSDLRLDLNDAAFDLSNGPIIDECGQELGETLLNLSRAWEQADTSTSRSLVKKLPELESSLTDGAKSAFGRRLISAGRRFRGMGQYGQGELQKIAKAMITTGEVLSANTSPASVGNESKSNTRMFKFGELQVAVSPEKAYAGAAIAFVFGILSWQISQGIQSIPESSLQYANDNALVLAKSLRGTLLATFYASAVLSGFTTAGLLLLAKQLSSEKDSS; encoded by the exons ATGGATTCTCTTGGTCTGGTTCAGCCTCTCCACAGACTCTCTTCCACCATCTTCTTTTCAAGGCAGCGAAGAAGTCCTCGTTTGATTCCTTTCTCATCCTCCCTGAAACCACCGTTACCCTCGAAAAGACTCAATCTTTCGAAACCCTTTACCCTCACATTTGCTCTTGCTGAATCAGATTCTCCTCAACCTCTAGAAACAAGCTCGAAATCTCTTCTCCTACAACTCTCT AAGTGTTTCGATCTTCCATCAGATTACTTCCAGCAGCTACCAAGTGATCTTCGTCTCGAT TTAAATGATGCTGCCTTTGATCTCTCCAATGGACCCATCATCGATGAG TGTGGTCAAGAGCTTGGGGAGACGTTACTGAATCTGTCGCGTGCTTGGGAACAAGCTGACACATCAACCTCTCGTAGTTTAGTGAAGAAACTTCCCGAACTGGAATCTTCATTAACAGATGGTGCCAAATCAG CCTTTGGGAGGCGTCTGATATCTGCTGGAAGAAGGTTCAGGGGAATGGGACAGTATGGTCAAGGTGAATTACAGAAG ATTGCTAAAGCGATGATTACAACTGGAGAGGTCCTATCTGCAAATACGTCACCTGCCTCAGTTGGAAATGAATCAAAGTCAAACACGAGGATGTTTAAG TTTGGGGAGCTTCAGGTTGCTGTGAGTCCAGAGAAAGCATACGCTGGAGCTGCCATTGCATTTGTCTTTGG GATACTTTCATGGCAAATCAGTCAGGGAATCCAAAGCATACCAGAGAGCTCATTGCAGTATGCTAATGACAATGCGTTGGTACTCGCAAAG TCTCTAAGAGGGACTCTTCTAGCTACGTTTTATGCGTCAGCCGTCTTGTCAGGCTTCACAACAGCTGGGCTTCTCCTTCTCGCTAAGCAGCTTTCATCAGAGAAAGACTCATCATAA
- the LOC106445026 gene encoding pre-mRNA splicing factor SR-like 1 yields MAEIQTNGRAYESLLEKVLSMNIVSSDYFKELYGLKTYHEVIDEIYNQVSHVEPWMGGNCRGPSTAYCLLYKFFTMKLTVKQMHGLLKHTDSPYIRAVGFLYLRYVADAKTLWTWYEPYIKDDEEFAPGSNGRTTTMGVYVRDLLLGLYYFDTLFPRIPVPVMRQIVSNLEKMNLPTKPSGSTGDMSRGSEDTARRPPSVKASLSVSFGQRAPHRASTRGSSPVRRPPPSGYDRNERDEPQRRSPRRSQSRDYYSDRESDRQRERDRERERDRYRERERDYGNDRRSRRDYESRGRRSDYEDDRSRHDRRSRSRSRSVQIEREPTPKRDYGNKEKAAATVNSNLAKLKDLYGDASSQKGGEEGYGTRRDSSSEEVIKLGGSSWR; encoded by the exons ATGGCGGAGATACAGACAAATGGAAGAGCATACGAGTCACTCTTGGAGAAGGTTCTTTCGATGAACATTGTTTCTTCTGACTATTTCAAAGAGCTTTATGGTCTCAAGACTTATCATGAGGTCATTGATGAAATCTACAACCAAGTTAGCCATGTGGAGCCGTGGATGGGTGGAAACTGCCGTGGTCCTTCCACAGCTTACTGTCTCCTGTACAAATTCTTCACCATGAAACTCACTGTCAAGCAGATGCATGGCCTGTTGAAGCACACTGATTCTCCTTATATCAGAGCG GTGGGATTCCTATATTTAAGATATGTTGCAGATGCAAAGACGTTGTGGACATGGTATGAACCATACATTAAAGATGATGAG GAGTTCGCACCAGGATCAAATGGACGGACGACGACCATGGGTGTTTACGTACGTGATTTGCTGCTTGGCCTG TATTACTTTGATACATTGTTTCCACGTATTCCGGTTCCTGTGATGCGCCAGATAGTATCAAACCTTGAGAAGATGAATTTACCAACAAAACCATCAGGTTCAACAGGGGACATGTCTCGTGGCTCTGAAGACACAGCCCGTCGTCCACCATCAGTAAAAGCATCCCTCTCTGTTTCATTTGGGCAGCGTGCACCTCACCGTGCCTCCACCAGAGGCTCTTCTCCTGTTCGCCGTCCTCCACCTTCTGGTTATGACAGAAACGAAAGGGATGAACCGCAGCGTCGGTCCCCACGGAGGAGCCAGAGCCGAGACTATTATTCGGACAGAGAGTCAGATAGACAGCGGGAGAGAGACCGCGAAAGGGAAAGAGATAGATACAGAGAAAGGGAGAGGGATTATGGTAATGATAGGAGGTCAAGGCGTGACTATGAAAGCAGAGGCAGACGCAGTGATTACGAGGATGATAGAAGCAGACACGACCGTAGAAGCAGGAGCAGAAGCAGGAGTGTGCAAATTGAGCGTGAACCAACTCCTAAAAGAGACTATGGCAACAAGGAGAAAGCAGCTGCGACTGTTAACAGCAACCTCGCAAAGCTAAAAGATTTATATGGAGACGCAAGTAGTCAGAAAGGAGGGGAAGAAGGATATGGAACAAGGAGGGATTCAAGTTCAGAAGAAGTGATCAAGCTTGGTGGTTCCTCTTGGAggtga